A section of the Acropora muricata isolate sample 2 chromosome 4, ASM3666990v1, whole genome shotgun sequence genome encodes:
- the LOC136913777 gene encoding uncharacterized protein, giving the protein MVAANPSQASLNQLRFLSPEYFRAGEIHNHLSVWEHLLSGHGSSQVDLMEIIKIDRLFKPFKGNFKGSSYDSLFPPPMRLDNAKIWEQFRDFITDTIVNWVDTGVLAVWGRVGEGTSPHLVLPLTVEPSKPRLCHDERFLNLWIKDLPFKLDHLTDLPRYVLPGHFQTSFDDKNGYQHVLLHPSSRTFFGLQWNGVYFVFCTLPFGWKASAYIYHNLRLAVTSAARSFGVPVSQYMDDRHVGQLCRALASSTLSPDRVLAVAAAYILCYLLAEAGYFVAIAKSQCVPSIVIRFLGFLCDSCRQAFLLPPDKKLKFSILREEILSSRCVGIKTLQRFAGKVVSFSLAIPGCKLYTRETFKAISRLHSSSRPFARVEGSLRTEVLYWRFLDDWKDCFPWRSELHVTVSLFSDASTRAWGAVLFRHGQKLVSRDYWPSDPSTDVNLLESRALLNALVSFKGHLSNSRVDVHIDNKVLKSALDNDGCRNSAINEVVKEIYRYSRDQNLSIQTFYVPSSSNPADEPSRRCSDLDCMLSVGAWLSLERLFGPHSFDLMSLDSNCQKDVYGNPLPHYTPWATPGSAGINVFANPLPAGHNIYVFPPFVLLGALLRYVVDREFHGAFTLIVPDIQPRPFWWAIIQAYSVDRFLLGNKGSSSVLLFPCQHSQEWLARPLQWDLWAFRCVY; this is encoded by the coding sequence ATGGTCGCAGCCAACCCCAGTCAGGCTTCGTTAAACCAGCTTCGTTTCCTCAGCCCTGAATATTTCCGAGCGGGTGAAATCCACAACCACTTGTCAGTATGGGAGCATTTGCTGAGCGGGCATGGTTCATCTCAGGTGGACCTTATGGAGATTATTAAGATCGATCGGCTTTTCAAGCCcttcaaaggaaactttaaAGGCTCCTCATATGATTCGCTGTTCCCTCCCCCCATGCGACTTGACAACGCCAAGATTTGGGAACAATTTCGGGACTTTATCACTGATACTATCGTCAATTGGGTAGACACTGGAGTACTTGCAGTTTGGGGCAGGGTTGGCGAAGGAACTTCCCCCCATTTGGTCCTTCCCCTCACTGTGGAACCTTCCAAGCCTCGTTTATGCCACGATGAACGATTTTTGAATTTATGGATTAAAGACCTCCCTTTTAAGCTTGATCACCTCACGGACTTGCCCAGATATGTTCTtcctggccattttcaaacgtCCTTTGATGATAAAAATGGCTATCAGCATGTTCTGCTTCATCCTTCGTCACGTACTTTCTTTGGCTTGCAAtggaatggcgtttattttgtgttttgcacTCTCCCATTTGgatggaaggcgagtgcttatATATATCACAATCTCCGTCTTGCCGTCACGAGTGCAGCGCGTTCGTTTGGGGTTCCTGTGTCTCAATACATGGACGACCGTCACGTTGGTCAACTCTGTCGGGCGCTAGCCAGTTCCACTCTATCCCCTGACAGAGTACTCGCTGTAGCCGCCGCCTACATTTTATGCTATCTTCTTGCAGAGGCAGGCTACTTCGTAGCTATCGCTAAATCGCAATGCGTCCCTTCTATTGTTATCCGTTTTCTCGGTTTTCTTTGCGATTCCTGTCGCCAGGCTTTCCTTCTTCCGCCTGACAAGAAACTCAAGTTCAGCATACTCAGAGAGGAGATTTTATCCTCCCGGTGTGTTGGTATTAAAACCCTTCAGAGATTTGCGGGAAAAGTTGTCTCGTTTAGTTTGGCCATCCCTGGTTGCAAACTCTACACCCGTGAAACTTTCAAGGCCATCTCCCGGCTCCACTCCTCCTCTAGGCCTTTTGCTCGTGTTGAGGGAAGCCTTCGCACAGAGGTTTTATACTGGCGTTTCCTTGATGATTGGAAGGATTGTTTCCCTTGGCGCTCCGAGCTTCACGTAACGGTTTCACTCTTTTCTGACGCCTCGACGCGTGCTTGGGGTGCGGTTCTGTTTCGACACGGACAGAAGTTGGTGTCCAGAGATTACTGGCCCTCTGATCCTTCTACAGATGTCAACTTGTTGGAGTCAAGAGCTTTGTTGAATGCTCTTGTTTCCTTTAAAGGCCATTTGTCAAATTCCCGCGTTGATGTCCATATTGATAACAAAGTTCTTAAGTCTGCACTAGATAACGACGGTTGCAGGAATTCTGCAATCAACGAGGTTGTCAAAGAAATTTATCGTTATAGTCGAGATCAGAACCTCAGCATTCAAACTTTCTACGTGCCTTCGTCGAGTAATCCCGCTGACGAGCCTTCGCGGAGGTGTTCGGATTTGGACTGTATGCTTTCTGTCGGGGCTTGGCTATCTTTGGAACGCCTGTTCGGTCCTCATTCATTCGATTTAATGTCCTTGGACAGTAACTGTCAGAAAGATGTCTATGGCAATCCTCTGCCCCACTACACGCCTTGGGCCACCCCCGGATCCGCTGGGATCAACGTTTTCGCTAATCCCCTACCGGCTGGACACAACATTTACGTGTTTCCACCTTTCGTTCTTCTTGGAGCTCTTCTCCGCTACGTTGTCGACCGAGAGTTTCATGGAGCTTTCACGCTCATTGTTCCGGATATTCAACCAAGGCCATTCTGGTGGGCAATCATCCAGGCATACTCAGTCGATCGTTTTCTTTTGGGCAACAAGGGTTCCAGTTCGGTCCTGCTTTTCCCTTGCCAGCATTCTCAAGAATGGCTCGCTCGTCCTCTACAGTGGGACCTCTGGGCGTTCCGATGTGTCTActag